One Caretta caretta isolate rCarCar2 chromosome 24, rCarCar1.hap1, whole genome shotgun sequence genomic region harbors:
- the THBS3 gene encoding thrombospondin-3 isoform X3 produces the protein MEKGALRGLLALLLLGAASSARQELQVLDLLTVTEARHMASVADKIRTQLLAVNDIYLLSTFRLPPKQGGLLFGLYSKKDNTRWLEASVIGKINKVLMRYVREDGKVHSVNLQHASVADGRSHAVIVRLSGLRGDTLAMELYVDCKQVDSSMGLPELMILPQAEVEAVEVRTGQKAYQRMQGFVESMKLILGGSMSRVGALSECPFQGDESIQNAVTGVLNSILGEQAKALVTQLTLFNRILGQLREDIHDQVKEMSLIRNTIMECQVCGFHEHRSRCSPNPCFSSVDCMETYEYPGYRCGPCPPGFEGNGTHCADINECGYADPCFPGSKCINTVPGFRCEPCPHGYKGNLISGVGADYAKASKQVCTDIDECNDGNNGGCDPNSICTNTVGSYRCGPCKTGFLGNQTLGCVPQKSCSSPTHNPCDINGYCMFERNGDVSCACNVGWAGNGNVCGRDTDIDGYPDEPLPCIDNDKHCQQDNCRLTPNSGQEDADNDGVGDQCDDDADGDGIKNVEDNCRLFPNKDQQNSDTDSFGDACDNCPNVPNNDQRDTDSNGEGDACDNDIDGDGIPNVLDNCPKVPNPLQTDRDEDGVGDACDSCPEMSNPTQTDVDSDLVGDVCDTNEDSDGDGHQDTKDNCAEIPNSSQLDSDNDGLGDECDNDDDNDGIPDYMAPGPDNCRLIPNPNQKDSDGNGVGDVCEEDFDNDTVVDQLDVCPESAEVTLTDFRAYQTVILDPEGDAQIDPNWVVLNQGMEIVQTMNSDPGLAVGYTAFNGVDFEGTFHVNTITDDDYAGFIFSYQDSASFYVVMWKQTEQTYWQATPFRAVAEPGLQLKAVKSKNGPGEHLRNALWHTGHTPDQVRLLWKDPRNVGWKDKTSYRWQLTHRPQVGYIRHDSRRL, from the exons TCCTGGACCTGCTGACGGTGACCGAGGCCCGGCATATGGCCAGTGTGGCAGACAAGATCAGGACACAGCTACTGGCAGTCAATGACATTTACCTCCTCTCCACCTTCCGCCTGCCCCCCAAGCAGGGCGGGCTGCTCTTCGGCCTGTACTCCAAAAAGGACAACACCAGGTGGCTGGAGGCCTCTGTCATTGGGAAAATCAACAAAG TGCTCATGCGCTACGTGCGGGAAGATGGCAAGGTGCACTCCGTCAACCTGCAGCACGCCAGCGTGGCAGACGGGCGGAGCCACGCGGTGATCGTGCGGCTGAGCGGCCTGCGTGGGGACACCCTGGCAATGGAGCTTTACGTGGACTGCAAGCAGGTGGACTCCAGCATGGGGCTGCCCGAGCTGATGATCCTGCCCCAGGCCGAGGTGGAGGCAGTCGAGGTGCGCACAGGGCAGAAGGCCTATCAGAGGATGCAG GGGTTTGTGGAGTCAATGAAGCTGATTCTAGGAGGGTCCATGAGCCGAGTTGGGGCCCTGAGTGAATGTCCCTTCCAAGGGGATGAATCCATCCAGAATGCAG TGACCGGGGTGCTAAACTCCATCCTGG GTGAGCAGGCCAAGGCCCTGGTGACTCAGCTGACCCTCTTCAACCGGATCCTGGGGCAGCTGCGAGAGGACATCCATGACCAG GTGAAGGAGATGTCTCTGATCCGAAACACCATCATGGAATGCCAGGTCTGCG GGTTCCATGAGCACCGCTCTCGCTGCAGTCCCAACCCCTGCTTCAGCAGCGTCGACTGTATGGAGACGTACGAGTACCCCGGGTACCGCTGCGGGCCCTGCCCGCCCGGCTTTGAGGGCAATGGCACCCACTGTGCCGACATCAACGAG TGCGGTTATGCAGACCCCTGCTTCCCGGGCTCCAAGTGCATTAACACTGTGCCTGGCTTCCGCTGCGAGCCCTGCCCACACGGGTACAAGGGGAACCTCATCTCTGGCGTGGGCGCAGACTATGCCAAGGCCAGCAAGCAG gttTGTACAGATATTGATGAATGTAACGATGGGAACAATGGTGGCTGCGACCCGAACTCCATCTGCACCAACACAGTG GGCTCCTACAGGTGTGGGCCGTGTAAGACTGGGTTCCTGGGGAACCAGACGCTGGGCTGCGTCCCACAGAAATCCTGCAGCAGCCCCACCCACAACCCCTGTGATATCAACGGCTACTGCATGTTCGAGCGGAACGGCGACGTCTCCTGTGCG tGCAACGTGGGCTGGGCCGGGAACGGGAATGTGTGTGGGCGGGACACGGACATCGATGGCTACCCGGACGAGCCGCTGCCCTGCATCGACAATGACAAGCACTGCCAGCAG GATAACTGCCGGCTCACGCCGAACTCCGGGCAGGAGGACGCTGACAATGACGGTGTCGGGGACCAGTGTGACGACGACGCGGACGGGGACGGCATCAAGAATGTGGAG gacAACTGccgactcttccccaacaaagaCCAGCAGAACTCAGACACGGACTCCTTCGGGGATGCCTGTGACAACTGCCCTAATGTACCCAACAACGACCAGCGGGACACGGACAGCAATGGTGAGGGGGATGCCTGCGACAATGACATCGATGGGGATG GGATCCCCAATGTTCTCGATAACTGCCCCAAGGTGCCCAACCCGCTGCAGACGGACCGGGATGAGGACGGGGTCGGGGATGCCTGTGACAGCTGCCCTGAAATGAGCAACCCCACTCAG ACAGATGTGGACAGCGACCTGGTGGGAGACGTCTGTGACACCAATGAGGACAG TGATGGGGATGGGCACCAGGACACCAAGGACAACTGCGCCGAGATCCCGAACAGCTCCCAGCTGGACTCGGACAATGACGGGCTGGGGGACGAGTGTGACAACGATGATGACAACGACGGCATCCCCGATTACATGGCGCCCGGCCCCGACAACTGCcgcctcatccccaaccccaaccAGAAGGACTCGGACG GGAACGGTGTGGGCGACGTCTGTGAGGAGGATTTTGACAACGACACTGTGGTGGACCAGCTGGACGTGTGTCCGGAGAGCGCTGAGGTGACGCTGACCGACTTCCGGGCCTACCAGACCGTCATCCTCGACCCTGAAGGGGATGCCCAGATCGACCCCAACTGGGTTGTTCTCAATCAG GGCATGGAGATTGTGCAGACCATGAACAGTGACCCAGGCCTGGCAGTAG GCTACACGGCCTTCAATGGGGTGGACTTCGAGGGCACCTTTCATGTTAACACCATCACGGACGACGACTACGCCGGCTTCATCTTCAGCTACCAGGACAGCGCCAGTTTCTACGTGGTGATGTGGAAGCAGACAGAGCAGACGTACTGGCAGGCGACGCCCTTCCGGGCAGTGGCCGAGCCAGGTCTACAGCTCAAG GCCGTGAAGTCCAAGAACGGCCCCGGGGAGCACCTGCGCAATGCCCTGTGGCACACGGGCCACACCCCAGACCAGGTCCGGCTCCTCTGGAAAGACCCCCGCAATGTGGGCTGGAAAGACAAGACCTCCTATCGATGGCAGCTCACACACAGGCCCCAGGTGGGCTACATCAG
- the THBS3 gene encoding thrombospondin-3 isoform X1, whose protein sequence is MEKGALRGLLALLLLGAASSARQELQVLDLLTVTEARHMASVADKIRTQLLAVNDIYLLSTFRLPPKQGGLLFGLYSKKDNTRWLEASVIGKINKVLMRYVREDGKVHSVNLQHASVADGRSHAVIVRLSGLRGDTLAMELYVDCKQVDSSMGLPELMILPQAEVEAVEVRTGQKAYQRMQGFVESMKLILGGSMSRVGALSECPFQGDESIQNAVTGVLNSILGEQAKALVTQLTLFNRILGQLREDIHDQVKEMSLIRNTIMECQVCGFHEHRSRCSPNPCFSSVDCMETYEYPGYRCGPCPPGFEGNGTHCADINECGYADPCFPGSKCINTVPGFRCEPCPHGYKGNLISGVGADYAKASKQVCTDIDECNDGNNGGCDPNSICTNTVGSYRCGPCKTGFLGNQTLGCVPQKSCSSPTHNPCDINGYCMFERNGDVSCACNVGWAGNGNVCGRDTDIDGYPDEPLPCIDNDKHCQQDNCRLTPNSGQEDADNDGVGDQCDDDADGDGIKNVEDNCRLFPNKDQQNSDTDSFGDACDNCPNVPNNDQRDTDSNGEGDACDNDIDGDGIPNVLDNCPKVPNPLQTDRDEDGVGDACDSCPEMSNPTQTDVDSDLVGDVCDTNEDSDGDGHQDTKDNCAEIPNSSQLDSDNDGLGDECDNDDDNDGIPDYMAPGPDNCRLIPNPNQKDSDGNGVGDVCEEDFDNDTVVDQLDVCPESAEVTLTDFRAYQTVILDPEGDAQIDPNWVVLNQGMEIVQTMNSDPGLAVGYTAFNGVDFEGTFHVNTITDDDYAGFIFSYQDSASFYVVMWKQTEQTYWQATPFRAVAEPGLQLKAVKSKNGPGEHLRNALWHTGHTPDQVRLLWKDPRNVGWKDKTSYRWQLTHRPQVGYIRVRLYEGPRLVADSGVIIDTTMRGGRLGVFCFSQENIIWSNLQYRCNDTIPGDFEPFRRFLLEGRE, encoded by the exons TCCTGGACCTGCTGACGGTGACCGAGGCCCGGCATATGGCCAGTGTGGCAGACAAGATCAGGACACAGCTACTGGCAGTCAATGACATTTACCTCCTCTCCACCTTCCGCCTGCCCCCCAAGCAGGGCGGGCTGCTCTTCGGCCTGTACTCCAAAAAGGACAACACCAGGTGGCTGGAGGCCTCTGTCATTGGGAAAATCAACAAAG TGCTCATGCGCTACGTGCGGGAAGATGGCAAGGTGCACTCCGTCAACCTGCAGCACGCCAGCGTGGCAGACGGGCGGAGCCACGCGGTGATCGTGCGGCTGAGCGGCCTGCGTGGGGACACCCTGGCAATGGAGCTTTACGTGGACTGCAAGCAGGTGGACTCCAGCATGGGGCTGCCCGAGCTGATGATCCTGCCCCAGGCCGAGGTGGAGGCAGTCGAGGTGCGCACAGGGCAGAAGGCCTATCAGAGGATGCAG GGGTTTGTGGAGTCAATGAAGCTGATTCTAGGAGGGTCCATGAGCCGAGTTGGGGCCCTGAGTGAATGTCCCTTCCAAGGGGATGAATCCATCCAGAATGCAG TGACCGGGGTGCTAAACTCCATCCTGG GTGAGCAGGCCAAGGCCCTGGTGACTCAGCTGACCCTCTTCAACCGGATCCTGGGGCAGCTGCGAGAGGACATCCATGACCAG GTGAAGGAGATGTCTCTGATCCGAAACACCATCATGGAATGCCAGGTCTGCG GGTTCCATGAGCACCGCTCTCGCTGCAGTCCCAACCCCTGCTTCAGCAGCGTCGACTGTATGGAGACGTACGAGTACCCCGGGTACCGCTGCGGGCCCTGCCCGCCCGGCTTTGAGGGCAATGGCACCCACTGTGCCGACATCAACGAG TGCGGTTATGCAGACCCCTGCTTCCCGGGCTCCAAGTGCATTAACACTGTGCCTGGCTTCCGCTGCGAGCCCTGCCCACACGGGTACAAGGGGAACCTCATCTCTGGCGTGGGCGCAGACTATGCCAAGGCCAGCAAGCAG gttTGTACAGATATTGATGAATGTAACGATGGGAACAATGGTGGCTGCGACCCGAACTCCATCTGCACCAACACAGTG GGCTCCTACAGGTGTGGGCCGTGTAAGACTGGGTTCCTGGGGAACCAGACGCTGGGCTGCGTCCCACAGAAATCCTGCAGCAGCCCCACCCACAACCCCTGTGATATCAACGGCTACTGCATGTTCGAGCGGAACGGCGACGTCTCCTGTGCG tGCAACGTGGGCTGGGCCGGGAACGGGAATGTGTGTGGGCGGGACACGGACATCGATGGCTACCCGGACGAGCCGCTGCCCTGCATCGACAATGACAAGCACTGCCAGCAG GATAACTGCCGGCTCACGCCGAACTCCGGGCAGGAGGACGCTGACAATGACGGTGTCGGGGACCAGTGTGACGACGACGCGGACGGGGACGGCATCAAGAATGTGGAG gacAACTGccgactcttccccaacaaagaCCAGCAGAACTCAGACACGGACTCCTTCGGGGATGCCTGTGACAACTGCCCTAATGTACCCAACAACGACCAGCGGGACACGGACAGCAATGGTGAGGGGGATGCCTGCGACAATGACATCGATGGGGATG GGATCCCCAATGTTCTCGATAACTGCCCCAAGGTGCCCAACCCGCTGCAGACGGACCGGGATGAGGACGGGGTCGGGGATGCCTGTGACAGCTGCCCTGAAATGAGCAACCCCACTCAG ACAGATGTGGACAGCGACCTGGTGGGAGACGTCTGTGACACCAATGAGGACAG TGATGGGGATGGGCACCAGGACACCAAGGACAACTGCGCCGAGATCCCGAACAGCTCCCAGCTGGACTCGGACAATGACGGGCTGGGGGACGAGTGTGACAACGATGATGACAACGACGGCATCCCCGATTACATGGCGCCCGGCCCCGACAACTGCcgcctcatccccaaccccaaccAGAAGGACTCGGACG GGAACGGTGTGGGCGACGTCTGTGAGGAGGATTTTGACAACGACACTGTGGTGGACCAGCTGGACGTGTGTCCGGAGAGCGCTGAGGTGACGCTGACCGACTTCCGGGCCTACCAGACCGTCATCCTCGACCCTGAAGGGGATGCCCAGATCGACCCCAACTGGGTTGTTCTCAATCAG GGCATGGAGATTGTGCAGACCATGAACAGTGACCCAGGCCTGGCAGTAG GCTACACGGCCTTCAATGGGGTGGACTTCGAGGGCACCTTTCATGTTAACACCATCACGGACGACGACTACGCCGGCTTCATCTTCAGCTACCAGGACAGCGCCAGTTTCTACGTGGTGATGTGGAAGCAGACAGAGCAGACGTACTGGCAGGCGACGCCCTTCCGGGCAGTGGCCGAGCCAGGTCTACAGCTCAAG GCCGTGAAGTCCAAGAACGGCCCCGGGGAGCACCTGCGCAATGCCCTGTGGCACACGGGCCACACCCCAGACCAGGTCCGGCTCCTCTGGAAAGACCCCCGCAATGTGGGCTGGAAAGACAAGACCTCCTATCGATGGCAGCTCACACACAGGCCCCAGGTGGGCTACATCAG GGTACGGCTCTATGAGGGACCCCGTCTGGTGGCCGACTCTGGGGTGATCATTGACACCACCATGCGGGGCGGGCGGCTGGGTGTCTTCTGCTTTTCCCAGGAGAACATTATTTGGTCCAATCTGCAGTATCGGTGCAATG
- the THBS3 gene encoding thrombospondin-3 isoform X2 has product MEKGALRGLLALLLLGAASSARQELQVLDLLTVTEARHMASVADKIRTQLLAVNDIYLLSTFRLPPKQGGLLFGLYSKKDNTRWLEASVIGKINKVLMRYVREDGKVHSVNLQHASVADGRSHAVIVRLSGLRGDTLAMELYVDCKQVDSSMGLPELMILPQAEVEAVEVRTGQKAYQRMQGFVESMKLILGGSMSRVGALSECPFQGDESIQNAVTGVLNSILGEQAKALVTQLTLFNRILGQLREDIHDQVKEMSLIRNTIMECQVCGFHEHRSRCSPNPCFSSVDCMETYEYPGYRCGPCPPGFEGNGTHCADINECGYADPCFPGSKCINTVPGFRCEPCPHGYKGNLISGVGADYAKASKQVCTDIDECNDGNNGGCDPNSICTNTVGSYRCGPCKTGFLGNQTLGCVPQKSCSSPTHNPCDINGYCMFERNGDVSCACNVGWAGNGNVCGRDTDIDGYPDEPLPCIDNDKHCQQDNCRLFPNKDQQNSDTDSFGDACDNCPNVPNNDQRDTDSNGEGDACDNDIDGDGIPNVLDNCPKVPNPLQTDRDEDGVGDACDSCPEMSNPTQTDVDSDLVGDVCDTNEDSDGDGHQDTKDNCAEIPNSSQLDSDNDGLGDECDNDDDNDGIPDYMAPGPDNCRLIPNPNQKDSDGNGVGDVCEEDFDNDTVVDQLDVCPESAEVTLTDFRAYQTVILDPEGDAQIDPNWVVLNQGMEIVQTMNSDPGLAVGYTAFNGVDFEGTFHVNTITDDDYAGFIFSYQDSASFYVVMWKQTEQTYWQATPFRAVAEPGLQLKAVKSKNGPGEHLRNALWHTGHTPDQVRLLWKDPRNVGWKDKTSYRWQLTHRPQVGYIRVRLYEGPRLVADSGVIIDTTMRGGRLGVFCFSQENIIWSNLQYRCNDTIPGDFEPFRRFLLEGRE; this is encoded by the exons TCCTGGACCTGCTGACGGTGACCGAGGCCCGGCATATGGCCAGTGTGGCAGACAAGATCAGGACACAGCTACTGGCAGTCAATGACATTTACCTCCTCTCCACCTTCCGCCTGCCCCCCAAGCAGGGCGGGCTGCTCTTCGGCCTGTACTCCAAAAAGGACAACACCAGGTGGCTGGAGGCCTCTGTCATTGGGAAAATCAACAAAG TGCTCATGCGCTACGTGCGGGAAGATGGCAAGGTGCACTCCGTCAACCTGCAGCACGCCAGCGTGGCAGACGGGCGGAGCCACGCGGTGATCGTGCGGCTGAGCGGCCTGCGTGGGGACACCCTGGCAATGGAGCTTTACGTGGACTGCAAGCAGGTGGACTCCAGCATGGGGCTGCCCGAGCTGATGATCCTGCCCCAGGCCGAGGTGGAGGCAGTCGAGGTGCGCACAGGGCAGAAGGCCTATCAGAGGATGCAG GGGTTTGTGGAGTCAATGAAGCTGATTCTAGGAGGGTCCATGAGCCGAGTTGGGGCCCTGAGTGAATGTCCCTTCCAAGGGGATGAATCCATCCAGAATGCAG TGACCGGGGTGCTAAACTCCATCCTGG GTGAGCAGGCCAAGGCCCTGGTGACTCAGCTGACCCTCTTCAACCGGATCCTGGGGCAGCTGCGAGAGGACATCCATGACCAG GTGAAGGAGATGTCTCTGATCCGAAACACCATCATGGAATGCCAGGTCTGCG GGTTCCATGAGCACCGCTCTCGCTGCAGTCCCAACCCCTGCTTCAGCAGCGTCGACTGTATGGAGACGTACGAGTACCCCGGGTACCGCTGCGGGCCCTGCCCGCCCGGCTTTGAGGGCAATGGCACCCACTGTGCCGACATCAACGAG TGCGGTTATGCAGACCCCTGCTTCCCGGGCTCCAAGTGCATTAACACTGTGCCTGGCTTCCGCTGCGAGCCCTGCCCACACGGGTACAAGGGGAACCTCATCTCTGGCGTGGGCGCAGACTATGCCAAGGCCAGCAAGCAG gttTGTACAGATATTGATGAATGTAACGATGGGAACAATGGTGGCTGCGACCCGAACTCCATCTGCACCAACACAGTG GGCTCCTACAGGTGTGGGCCGTGTAAGACTGGGTTCCTGGGGAACCAGACGCTGGGCTGCGTCCCACAGAAATCCTGCAGCAGCCCCACCCACAACCCCTGTGATATCAACGGCTACTGCATGTTCGAGCGGAACGGCGACGTCTCCTGTGCG tGCAACGTGGGCTGGGCCGGGAACGGGAATGTGTGTGGGCGGGACACGGACATCGATGGCTACCCGGACGAGCCGCTGCCCTGCATCGACAATGACAAGCACTGCCAGCAG gacAACTGccgactcttccccaacaaagaCCAGCAGAACTCAGACACGGACTCCTTCGGGGATGCCTGTGACAACTGCCCTAATGTACCCAACAACGACCAGCGGGACACGGACAGCAATGGTGAGGGGGATGCCTGCGACAATGACATCGATGGGGATG GGATCCCCAATGTTCTCGATAACTGCCCCAAGGTGCCCAACCCGCTGCAGACGGACCGGGATGAGGACGGGGTCGGGGATGCCTGTGACAGCTGCCCTGAAATGAGCAACCCCACTCAG ACAGATGTGGACAGCGACCTGGTGGGAGACGTCTGTGACACCAATGAGGACAG TGATGGGGATGGGCACCAGGACACCAAGGACAACTGCGCCGAGATCCCGAACAGCTCCCAGCTGGACTCGGACAATGACGGGCTGGGGGACGAGTGTGACAACGATGATGACAACGACGGCATCCCCGATTACATGGCGCCCGGCCCCGACAACTGCcgcctcatccccaaccccaaccAGAAGGACTCGGACG GGAACGGTGTGGGCGACGTCTGTGAGGAGGATTTTGACAACGACACTGTGGTGGACCAGCTGGACGTGTGTCCGGAGAGCGCTGAGGTGACGCTGACCGACTTCCGGGCCTACCAGACCGTCATCCTCGACCCTGAAGGGGATGCCCAGATCGACCCCAACTGGGTTGTTCTCAATCAG GGCATGGAGATTGTGCAGACCATGAACAGTGACCCAGGCCTGGCAGTAG GCTACACGGCCTTCAATGGGGTGGACTTCGAGGGCACCTTTCATGTTAACACCATCACGGACGACGACTACGCCGGCTTCATCTTCAGCTACCAGGACAGCGCCAGTTTCTACGTGGTGATGTGGAAGCAGACAGAGCAGACGTACTGGCAGGCGACGCCCTTCCGGGCAGTGGCCGAGCCAGGTCTACAGCTCAAG GCCGTGAAGTCCAAGAACGGCCCCGGGGAGCACCTGCGCAATGCCCTGTGGCACACGGGCCACACCCCAGACCAGGTCCGGCTCCTCTGGAAAGACCCCCGCAATGTGGGCTGGAAAGACAAGACCTCCTATCGATGGCAGCTCACACACAGGCCCCAGGTGGGCTACATCAG GGTACGGCTCTATGAGGGACCCCGTCTGGTGGCCGACTCTGGGGTGATCATTGACACCACCATGCGGGGCGGGCGGCTGGGTGTCTTCTGCTTTTCCCAGGAGAACATTATTTGGTCCAATCTGCAGTATCGGTGCAATG